One Prosthecobacter sp. genomic window carries:
- a CDS encoding OmpA family protein: protein MKHIALILLALATAASAQQKLVPTKDAPGMKDYPGMPRYEGSTIVLQSEQKFGELGLQIGGLSAPNSNDPKEVRKVEGRTHRSTYLLLNLGAGKRSTLEIARNYEMAFKEAGFAAIWSGGDREIRNGPPRQYYGVPELDHQLMTTGLKERRYFCMEKGGLFAAIFIAARSWDHPMLPSSEANPWKQHVTIPQESVVIQVDVVNTRPMEEKMVHLSAAEMQKSLSSSGKVAIYGILFDFNKADIKPESAPTLAEMASLLKAEPNLKVLVVGHTDNVGTFEFNEDLSKRRAKAVVAELAAKHGIAAERMLPLGASFMAPVTTNSTEEGRALNRRVELVAR, encoded by the coding sequence ATGAAACACATCGCTCTCATCCTCCTCGCTCTCGCCACCGCCGCCTCAGCGCAGCAGAAACTCGTTCCCACCAAGGACGCTCCCGGCATGAAGGATTATCCCGGCATGCCGCGCTACGAAGGCAGCACCATCGTTCTGCAATCCGAGCAGAAGTTTGGCGAACTCGGCCTGCAAATCGGTGGATTGAGTGCTCCGAACTCGAATGATCCCAAGGAGGTGCGCAAGGTCGAGGGCCGCACGCATCGCAGCACTTATTTGCTGCTCAATCTTGGCGCGGGTAAGCGCAGCACGCTCGAAATCGCTCGCAATTACGAGATGGCCTTCAAGGAGGCCGGATTCGCCGCCATCTGGTCCGGTGGTGATCGCGAGATCCGCAACGGACCGCCGCGCCAGTATTATGGCGTGCCGGAGCTCGATCACCAGCTAATGACCACGGGCTTGAAGGAGCGCCGTTACTTCTGCATGGAAAAGGGCGGGCTGTTTGCCGCGATCTTCATCGCCGCGCGTTCGTGGGATCATCCGATGCTGCCCAGCTCGGAGGCGAACCCGTGGAAGCAGCACGTCACCATCCCGCAGGAGTCCGTCGTGATTCAGGTCGATGTGGTGAACACGCGTCCGATGGAGGAGAAGATGGTGCATCTCTCCGCCGCTGAGATGCAGAAATCCCTCTCCAGCAGCGGCAAGGTGGCCATCTACGGCATCCTCTTTGATTTCAACAAGGCCGACATCAAACCCGAGTCCGCGCCGACGCTCGCCGAGATGGCATCGCTCCTCAAAGCCGAGCCGAATTTGAAAGTGCTCGTCGTCGGCCACACCGACAACGTCGGCACCTTTGAATTCAACGAAGACCTTTCCAAACGTCGCGCGAAGGCTGTTGTCGCTGAACTTGCCGCCAAACATGGCATTGCCGCCGAGCGCATGCTGCCACTAGGAGCCAGCTTCATGGCTCCAGTGACGACGAACAGCACGGAAGAAGGCAGGGCGTTGAATCGGCGTGTGGAGTTGGTGGCGCGGTGA
- a CDS encoding DUF3592 domain-containing protein: MIEVLIGLLVPVLIVGAMIFIFVRRGLQMRELCEHGVETTGQIVEKRVVKAGKSTSKQWKIVYRYTDSAGATHSHTSVVSIEAYQNHEEGGPIQVVYSAKRPVISAPKYLVDQARKALGK; encoded by the coding sequence ATGATTGAAGTTCTCATTGGTCTGCTCGTGCCTGTGCTCATTGTGGGCGCGATGATTTTCATCTTTGTCCGGCGCGGGCTGCAAATGCGCGAGTTGTGCGAGCATGGCGTCGAAACGACCGGCCAGATCGTCGAAAAGCGCGTCGTGAAGGCCGGCAAGTCCACCTCGAAGCAGTGGAAGATCGTCTATCGCTACACCGACAGCGCGGGTGCCACGCATAGTCATACCTCGGTGGTTTCCATTGAGGCGTATCAAAACCACGAGGAAGGCGGGCCGATCCAGGTCGTCTATTCCGCCAAACGTCCGGTCATTAGCGCTCCGAAATACCTGGTCGATCAGGCCCGCAAGGCGCTGGGGAAATGA
- a CDS encoding DUF1549 and DUF1553 domain-containing protein: MIARLTAWICLPVLATAALPSAEPLWSLQPFALQPVPVVKQPDWTRSRVDHFILARLEREQLTPNGDAEPLTLLRRVYFDLIGLPPPLEEIEGFEMSKFAAVVDQLLASPEFGARWGRHWLDVARYAETSGNTRNMAYVLAWRYRNYVVRALNRDTPFDEFIREQIAGDLLPAASDPVRRDDQLLATGFLNVGVKSLGEQDKDLYDMNVADDQIDATCHAFLALSANCARCHDHKFDPIPTADYHALAGIFRSTQNLSGVQTNNVLKEAEAMPLGKDGMQRLTAVKQHEKDIADMQKDYVEVAKKRSTVREELIKAGIDPAKKPAAMPKEMAEKMATLGVLEQDVAAWQKKLAEKQKSAPMPPPLGMSVRDGETPIDCPVFDKGEIKKPLAPVKRGALSAIPVKLAPIGPKESGRRQLADWIASPQNPLTARVIVNRVWLHVFGRGLVDSPDDFGKMGMKPSHPELLDDLAARFVKEGWSIKGLIRELVLSRTYQMSSSTRSDAALAQDPSNLLLWRANRKRLEAEPLRDAMLHLGGTLDLTPREGSPIADKAQAITPQGREVGRKHFLNDLRDDTTHRSIYLPIVRGAQLPMMQCFNAADPGLVIGGRSASITPVQSLLLMNSDLVMKQAEGFAKRVAGQSLEDRIERIWKMACCREPTEREIQTLRGFIMASGDNTEGWRQLCHAVMQSGEFQTVY, from the coding sequence GTGATTGCGCGCCTCACAGCCTGGATCTGCCTGCCCGTCCTGGCGACGGCCGCCTTACCGTCGGCGGAACCGTTGTGGTCGCTACAGCCGTTCGCGTTGCAACCCGTGCCGGTCGTGAAGCAACCGGATTGGACGCGCTCGCGCGTGGATCATTTTATTCTGGCGCGGCTGGAACGGGAGCAACTCACGCCGAATGGTGATGCGGAGCCGCTGACGCTGCTGCGTCGTGTGTACTTTGATTTGATCGGCCTGCCGCCGCCGCTGGAGGAGATCGAGGGCTTTGAGATGTCGAAGTTCGCCGCTGTGGTCGATCAACTGCTGGCATCGCCGGAGTTTGGCGCGCGCTGGGGCCGCCACTGGCTGGATGTAGCGCGCTATGCGGAGACCAGCGGCAACACGCGCAACATGGCCTACGTGCTGGCATGGCGTTATCGGAACTATGTGGTGCGTGCGTTGAATCGCGACACGCCGTTTGATGAATTCATCCGCGAGCAGATCGCGGGCGATCTGCTGCCAGCGGCGAGTGATCCTGTGCGGCGGGATGATCAATTGCTGGCAACGGGCTTTCTGAATGTCGGTGTAAAGTCGCTCGGCGAGCAGGACAAGGATCTCTACGACATGAATGTGGCCGATGATCAGATCGACGCGACCTGTCATGCGTTTCTGGCCTTGAGCGCAAATTGCGCGCGCTGTCACGACCACAAGTTCGACCCCATCCCAACTGCCGACTATCACGCGCTGGCGGGAATCTTTCGCAGCACGCAGAACCTTTCAGGCGTGCAGACCAACAACGTGCTCAAGGAGGCGGAGGCGATGCCGCTGGGCAAAGACGGCATGCAGCGTCTTACGGCGGTGAAGCAGCACGAAAAGGACATCGCCGACATGCAGAAGGACTATGTGGAAGTGGCGAAGAAGCGCAGCACGGTGCGTGAGGAGCTGATCAAAGCCGGCATTGATCCCGCCAAGAAGCCAGCGGCGATGCCGAAGGAGATGGCGGAGAAAATGGCCACGCTCGGCGTGCTCGAACAAGACGTGGCCGCATGGCAGAAGAAGCTCGCGGAGAAGCAAAAAAGCGCGCCCATGCCGCCACCGCTCGGTATGTCCGTGCGTGATGGTGAAACGCCCATCGACTGCCCCGTGTTCGACAAAGGTGAGATCAAGAAGCCGCTCGCGCCTGTGAAGCGCGGTGCTTTGTCGGCCATTCCGGTCAAGCTGGCGCCCATCGGCCCAAAAGAGAGCGGGCGTCGTCAACTCGCTGACTGGATCGCGAGTCCGCAGAATCCGCTCACGGCCCGCGTGATCGTGAACCGCGTGTGGTTGCATGTGTTTGGCCGTGGATTGGTTGATTCACCCGATGATTTTGGCAAAATGGGCATGAAGCCTTCGCATCCTGAGTTGCTGGATGATCTGGCGGCAAGGTTTGTGAAGGAGGGATGGTCGATCAAGGGTCTGATTCGTGAATTGGTGCTCTCGAGAACCTACCAGATGAGTTCCAGCACACGATCCGATGCGGCGCTGGCCCAAGATCCGTCAAATCTCCTGCTCTGGCGTGCGAATCGAAAGCGCCTCGAAGCTGAACCACTACGCGATGCGATGCTTCATCTTGGCGGCACGTTGGATCTGACGCCGCGTGAAGGATCGCCGATTGCTGACAAGGCGCAGGCAATCACGCCGCAGGGACGCGAGGTGGGGAGGAAACATTTTCTCAACGACCTCAGGGATGACACCACACACCGGAGCATCTACCTGCCCATCGTGCGAGGAGCGCAGTTGCCGATGATGCAATGCTTCAACGCGGCTGATCCCGGCCTCGTCATTGGCGGACGCTCCGCCAGCATCACGCCGGTGCAATCGTTGCTGTTGATGAACAGCGATCTGGTGATGAAGCAGGCTGAAGGCTTTGCGAAACGAGTCGCCGGGCAGTCTCTTGAAGATCGAATCGAACGCATTTGGAAGATGGCCTGCTGCCGCGAACCGACGGAGCGGGAGATTCAGACACTGCGTGGCTTCATCATGGCCTCTGGAGACAACACTGAGGGCTGGAGGCAGCTTTGCCACGCCGTGATGCAAAGCGGGGAGTTTCAGACCGTTTACTGA
- a CDS encoding DUF1501 domain-containing protein — MNAALTRRHLLSASGAGFGMLALKGLFGSNAQAGMVNPLVPTKTHFPARAKRVIFLFMQGGPSQVDTFDFKPALTKQHGKPVAKDSPTVFYQSPWQFKPRGQSGMLVSDLLPNIARHADDLCVINSMHTDHNAHPQAILQMNTGSFAFTRPSVGAWCVYGLGTENQNLPGFVTINPAFSGGGPVKYGSAFLPSVCAGTPIGQGGGASATAPETPLKDIQLPFMKNSRMDVAAQRRQLDLVQALNRQKLSQDGSNEALEGLITSAELAFNMQREMPEVMNLNQESVATQEMYGIGDGKPTDQIGRACLMARRFAESGVRFIQVNHEFWDDHTDIFTGHPKHALETDQPVAALLTDLKQRGLLEDTLVLWGGEFGRPPLLNKNKGRDHNNVGFTMWMAGGGAKPGIRFGSTDETGAKAEQDKVHLHDLHATMLHLLGLNHEKLTYRYAGRDFRLTDVFGEVKRGLIA, encoded by the coding sequence ATGAACGCCGCACTCACACGCCGTCACCTGCTCAGCGCTTCGGGCGCAGGTTTCGGCATGCTGGCGTTGAAGGGATTGTTTGGAAGCAACGCGCAAGCGGGGATGGTGAATCCGTTGGTGCCGACAAAGACACATTTTCCGGCACGGGCGAAGCGGGTGATTTTTTTGTTCATGCAGGGCGGGCCGTCACAGGTGGACACATTTGATTTCAAGCCGGCACTGACGAAGCAGCACGGCAAACCGGTGGCGAAGGACAGCCCGACGGTGTTCTACCAGTCACCGTGGCAGTTCAAACCGCGCGGGCAGAGCGGGATGCTGGTTTCGGACCTGCTGCCGAATATTGCGCGGCATGCGGATGATCTGTGCGTGATCAATTCGATGCACACAGACCACAATGCCCATCCGCAGGCCATTTTGCAGATGAACACGGGCAGTTTCGCGTTCACACGGCCGAGTGTCGGCGCGTGGTGCGTGTATGGGCTGGGAACGGAGAATCAAAACCTGCCGGGCTTTGTGACGATCAACCCCGCGTTCTCCGGCGGTGGGCCGGTGAAGTATGGCAGTGCGTTTTTGCCGTCGGTGTGCGCGGGAACGCCGATCGGGCAGGGTGGTGGAGCGAGTGCAACGGCACCGGAGACACCGCTGAAGGACATCCAGCTTCCGTTCATGAAAAACTCGCGCATGGATGTGGCGGCGCAGCGGAGGCAGCTTGATTTGGTGCAGGCGCTGAACCGGCAGAAACTGTCCCAGGATGGCAGCAATGAGGCGCTGGAGGGTTTGATCACTTCGGCGGAACTCGCTTTCAACATGCAGCGTGAGATGCCGGAGGTGATGAACCTCAATCAGGAGAGTGTGGCGACGCAGGAGATGTATGGCATCGGCGATGGGAAGCCGACGGATCAGATCGGGCGTGCGTGTTTGATGGCGCGTCGGTTTGCTGAGTCGGGCGTGCGGTTCATTCAGGTGAACCACGAGTTTTGGGATGATCACACGGACATTTTCACCGGTCATCCGAAGCATGCACTGGAGACGGATCAGCCGGTGGCGGCGCTGCTGACGGATCTGAAGCAACGCGGGTTGCTGGAGGACACGCTGGTGCTCTGGGGCGGTGAGTTTGGCCGTCCGCCGCTGCTAAACAAGAACAAGGGCCGCGATCACAACAACGTGGGTTTCACGATGTGGATGGCTGGTGGTGGAGCGAAGCCGGGCATCCGGTTTGGCAGCACGGACGAAACAGGCGCGAAGGCGGAGCAGGACAAGGTGCATCTGCACGATCTGCACGCGACGATGCTCCATCTGCTGGGACTGAATCATGAAAAACTCACGTATCGCTACGCGGGCCGCGATTTCCGCCTCACGGATGTGTTTGGCGAGGTGAAGCGCGGATTGATCGCCTAG
- a CDS encoding CBS domain-containing protein, translated as MKRNDPISHLMSRNVITVHHGDPLSKVRSLVHQHGVHHIPVVNGDQLIGIITWSDILRISFGDAFNTDERTVDATLDHTLTLEQVMKKSPVTLAETGTVREAAEILAKSEFHSLPIINGGKLVGMVTSTDLIRYLVEQF; from the coding sequence ATGAAGCGCAACGATCCGATCTCCCACCTGATGTCCCGCAACGTGATCACCGTCCACCATGGCGATCCGCTCTCGAAAGTCCGCTCCCTCGTCCATCAGCATGGCGTGCATCACATTCCTGTCGTAAATGGCGACCAGCTCATCGGCATCATCACATGGAGTGACATTCTCCGCATCAGCTTTGGTGACGCCTTCAACACCGACGAACGCACTGTGGACGCCACGCTTGACCACACCCTCACGCTGGAGCAGGTGATGAAGAAGAGTCCCGTCACCCTCGCTGAAACCGGAACCGTCCGCGAGGCCGCCGAGATCCTTGCCAAGAGCGAGTTCCATTCCCTGCCCATCATCAATGGTGGCAAGCTCGTTGGCATGGTCACCTCCACCGATTTGATCCGCTATCTGGTCGAGCAGTTTTGA
- a CDS encoding YebC/PmpR family DNA-binding transcriptional regulator — protein sequence MAGHNKWSKIKRGKAIVDAKRGNAFSKLAKEITLAAKHGGGSPDANARLRSAILAARAANVPNDNIDRAIKKGTGELAGAQLEEILYEAYAPGGVAMMIEIVTDNRNRSANDIRTLLSKNNGTFADAGSVAYLFKRRGEIRLDKAAATEDQVIEQALEAGAEDIQEDSDDWTIYTATDQLFQVGSALREKGLTPRAQNLIYQPQTTVTISDVDTAKSLIRLYDILDDYDDSQNIHANFEIDDAIADQLD from the coding sequence ATGGCTGGCCACAATAAATGGTCCAAGATCAAGCGTGGCAAAGCCATTGTGGATGCCAAACGCGGCAATGCTTTCAGCAAGCTTGCCAAAGAAATCACCCTCGCCGCCAAGCACGGTGGCGGCAGCCCCGACGCCAATGCGCGTCTGCGCAGCGCCATCCTCGCCGCGCGCGCTGCCAACGTCCCCAACGACAATATCGACCGCGCCATCAAAAAGGGCACCGGTGAACTTGCGGGAGCCCAGCTCGAAGAAATCCTTTATGAGGCCTACGCCCCTGGAGGCGTCGCCATGATGATCGAGATCGTCACCGACAACCGTAATCGCTCCGCCAACGACATCCGCACCTTGCTCTCCAAGAACAACGGCACCTTTGCCGATGCCGGCAGCGTGGCTTATCTCTTCAAGCGCCGCGGCGAGATCCGCCTCGATAAAGCCGCCGCCACGGAAGATCAAGTCATCGAGCAGGCGCTCGAAGCCGGTGCCGAGGACATCCAGGAAGATAGCGACGACTGGACCATCTATACCGCCACCGACCAACTGTTTCAGGTCGGCAGCGCCTTGCGCGAAAAAGGTCTTACCCCGCGCGCGCAAAACCTCATCTATCAGCCGCAGACCACCGTCACCATCAGCGACGTGGACACCGCCAAGTCCCTGATCCGCCTCTACGACATCCTCGACGACTACGACGATTCGCAAAACATCCACGCCAATTTCGAGATCGACGACGCCATCGCCGACCAGCTCGACTAA
- a CDS encoding serine/threonine-protein kinase, which translates to MPASSLISGLDPQALFALSADEASAAAWEPPSLEEVAKLFPQWQARRLLGRGGMGAVYEMRQQELDRLVAVKLLPIEASRDEHQVERFRREARTLAKLRHPGIVSLLEAGISPAGHFFFVMEHVDGSPLSQLIADGKLDAAKAIEIVRQVCEALAFAHAQGVIHRDIKPSNILIDSAGRAKVADFGLARLEQAQAVGALDVSHTGQFMGTPDYAAPEQVRDAAHVDHRADIYSLGVLLYEMLTGDLPRGVFQPPSRKAGSDTRLDDVVRRAMQERPEDRYQAAAELQKDISKSSTSSKAWLFVFILLLGGIGVWLWIQPVPVIQIPAPKPVIEVPKLSVAETPKPVVVNTPTPSLPAPPAPAPKPVSPPVITTSSVQVWSLDNVSPALQPPTELMKQPWQDAVLTASGGAVLYPNGSVSLWHESKPNAVRRADFPAQAIASSGNDILALDREGRLHDLGSSKVITDGLKAVFSSAKPGFAAAMTSADELILLQLDNNTRSVLPKPAGTISQLSVAADGMVWCLLTNGDLQRHDGAAFVAAPQQGIAKAAQFLTGEGFTAIVEENGRCTLWGEKVPDSPQRFRLPAGTKKLVVGPQTRMAAW; encoded by the coding sequence ATGCCCGCTTCATCCCTGATCTCCGGTCTCGATCCGCAGGCGCTCTTTGCGCTGAGCGCGGATGAGGCTTCCGCGGCAGCCTGGGAGCCACCGTCACTCGAAGAAGTGGCGAAGTTGTTTCCGCAGTGGCAGGCGCGGCGGTTGCTGGGACGCGGCGGGATGGGCGCGGTGTATGAGATGCGGCAGCAGGAGCTGGATCGGTTGGTGGCGGTGAAGCTGCTGCCCATTGAGGCGAGTCGTGATGAGCATCAGGTGGAGCGTTTTCGCCGCGAGGCACGCACGCTGGCGAAGCTGCGGCATCCGGGCATCGTCTCGCTGCTGGAGGCGGGGATTTCGCCTGCGGGGCATTTCTTTTTTGTCATGGAGCATGTGGATGGCAGTCCGCTGAGCCAGCTCATCGCGGACGGGAAACTGGACGCGGCCAAGGCCATCGAAATCGTGCGCCAGGTGTGCGAGGCGCTGGCCTTTGCGCATGCGCAAGGGGTGATTCATCGCGACATCAAACCTTCCAACATCCTGATCGACTCCGCAGGCCGCGCGAAGGTGGCGGACTTCGGGCTGGCACGTCTGGAGCAAGCGCAGGCCGTCGGAGCGCTGGATGTTTCGCACACCGGCCAGTTCATGGGCACGCCCGACTACGCCGCGCCGGAGCAGGTGCGCGATGCGGCGCATGTGGACCATCGCGCCGACATCTACAGCCTCGGTGTGCTGCTGTATGAAATGCTCACGGGTGATCTGCCACGCGGCGTTTTCCAGCCGCCTTCACGCAAAGCGGGCAGCGACACGCGGCTGGATGATGTGGTGCGTCGTGCGATGCAGGAACGTCCCGAGGATCGCTATCAGGCCGCCGCCGAGTTGCAGAAGGACATTTCGAAATCCTCGACCTCTTCAAAGGCCTGGCTGTTCGTGTTCATTCTCTTGCTTGGTGGCATTGGCGTGTGGTTGTGGATACAGCCGGTGCCGGTGATTCAGATTCCAGCGCCTAAGCCTGTCATTGAAGTGCCTAAACTGTCGGTGGCCGAAACTCCGAAGCCAGTGGTCGTTAACACACCGACTCCAAGTCTGCCTGCACCTCCTGCTCCGGCTCCCAAGCCGGTGTCGCCGCCTGTCATCACGACCTCCAGTGTGCAGGTTTGGTCGCTGGACAACGTCTCACCGGCCTTGCAGCCACCGACGGAGCTCATGAAACAACCGTGGCAGGATGCGGTGCTCACGGCTAGCGGCGGTGCGGTGCTGTATCCTAATGGCAGCGTCTCACTCTGGCATGAGTCGAAGCCGAATGCCGTGCGGCGGGCTGATTTTCCCGCGCAGGCCATTGCGAGCAGCGGGAACGACATTCTCGCGCTGGATCGCGAAGGACGGCTGCATGACCTCGGCTCCTCGAAAGTCATCACAGACGGTTTGAAGGCCGTTTTTTCCTCCGCGAAGCCAGGATTCGCCGCAGCGATGACTTCAGCCGATGAACTGATCCTGCTTCAGCTCGACAACAACACTCGCTCAGTGCTGCCGAAGCCAGCAGGCACGATTTCGCAGCTCTCAGTGGCCGCTGATGGCATGGTCTGGTGTTTGCTGACCAACGGCGATTTACAGCGCCACGATGGAGCCGCGTTCGTGGCGGCTCCGCAGCAAGGAATCGCGAAGGCAGCCCAGTTTCTCACGGGTGAGGGTTTCACCGCCATCGTCGAAGAAAATGGCCGCTGCACGCTCTGGGGTGAAAAGGTGCCGGACAGCCCGCAGCGATTCCGCCTGCCTGCGGGCACGAAAAAACTCGTGGTGGGTCCGCAGACGCGCATGGCGGCGTGGTGA
- a CDS encoding tetratricopeptide repeat protein: protein MPWPRRLFFITTLLALPAALLAAGLDEAPEYVSARQALADGLPAVAGVKAERLLKRKGWTRVETRQIATFAAEAWTRAEESARVLALAEAYDLNDESFWRGQALALAGDLPAARKILTEEDTSPQQPRTRLLLAQILAALGDNAAAHVEIAPLLTSTDESLRNHAQLLQTEIGINEGRTEAALSATAGDAATHYLRARALLQSGQIIPAQDALQSVLASTSGGERMHQAAILLQAETLLRQKQAAQAQDHLLKFLDATADSRLWLEAFALLDKAHQNLKEPRTLPEAVLRWLSAGNAAQQQPDPPPALAEATTEFRGHAIYLTAQWLAAGKRDDEAVSLLEALIQLHPGHPRLSDAMRRAMEIHADHHIDARVLTLAEAWRKQFSTASATVDFAAGSILFRRGEHRQALQLFQNAANVATTLTERRRALFNAAMTAILASDFTLYQSLLGQLEIVTNAAAVGKESNDSAATLELEKAMFLAAGRKSEAEPALRAFIRAYPNHPRFADACIALTEWMLLSVPPRIQDARTTLESATAAELTPAQRQRMDYTRLWLHDAAGDLKALVTEGAAFLKAWPQSALLTEVRMKIASAHYRLEDFANARTEFEIIARDYPDTPHAETALYFAAMSASSVMSAEGRIRALAIWEELAQKSGPLAVAARRQQALSERLQGNHAPAIAALDKVLAMKSLDPEQRRMTICEKAEVLLLLGKTEPVRLDAAADLLDEFLADHSLPFMWKARAGFTLASAHHDAKRDTEALEACYNVLRAADMTPPASPADYVWFSKAGFFGVDLLEASRQWEAAARLAEQIAQRPGDRAAEARERATKIRLEHFLWDGPAPTPPKVLKLDDKIEEKPAQADKPATKSTKKSSR, encoded by the coding sequence ATGCCTTGGCCACGCAGACTTTTTTTCATCACAACCCTCCTCGCTCTTCCCGCAGCGCTCCTCGCGGCAGGGCTGGATGAGGCGCCTGAATATGTTTCCGCCCGTCAGGCGCTGGCCGACGGTCTCCCTGCGGTCGCCGGTGTGAAGGCGGAGCGTCTGCTCAAGCGCAAAGGCTGGACGCGGGTCGAGACACGGCAGATCGCCACCTTTGCCGCCGAGGCTTGGACACGTGCTGAAGAGAGCGCACGTGTGCTGGCATTGGCGGAGGCCTATGATCTCAATGACGAATCTTTCTGGCGTGGCCAGGCCCTGGCTCTGGCCGGCGATCTGCCTGCGGCACGCAAAATTTTGACGGAAGAGGATACATCACCACAACAGCCGCGCACCCGGCTGTTGCTGGCGCAGATCCTCGCCGCCCTCGGTGACAATGCCGCCGCGCATGTAGAAATCGCCCCGCTGCTGACTTCAACCGATGAATCGCTGCGCAACCATGCGCAACTGCTGCAAACCGAGATCGGTATCAACGAAGGCAGGACGGAAGCCGCCCTTTCCGCAACCGCCGGAGATGCCGCCACGCATTACCTGCGCGCGCGCGCCTTGCTGCAAAGCGGGCAGATCATTCCCGCCCAGGACGCCCTGCAATCCGTTCTTGCCTCCACCAGTGGCGGTGAACGTATGCATCAGGCGGCGATCCTGCTCCAGGCCGAGACTTTGTTGCGGCAAAAACAGGCCGCTCAGGCGCAGGATCATCTGCTGAAGTTTCTCGATGCCACCGCGGACAGCCGTTTGTGGCTGGAGGCCTTCGCTTTGCTCGATAAAGCGCATCAAAATCTCAAGGAGCCGCGCACCTTGCCAGAAGCCGTGCTGCGCTGGCTTTCCGCCGGAAACGCAGCGCAGCAGCAGCCCGATCCGCCGCCCGCGCTCGCTGAAGCAACCACCGAATTTCGCGGCCACGCGATTTATCTCACCGCGCAGTGGCTTGCCGCTGGAAAACGCGATGACGAGGCAGTCAGTCTGCTTGAAGCCCTGATCCAGCTTCATCCCGGTCATCCGCGCCTCAGCGATGCGATGCGCCGGGCGATGGAAATCCATGCGGATCACCACATCGATGCACGCGTGCTCACGCTCGCCGAAGCGTGGCGCAAGCAGTTCAGCACCGCCTCGGCGACGGTCGATTTCGCCGCCGGCAGCATTCTGTTCCGACGAGGAGAACATCGGCAGGCGCTGCAGTTGTTTCAAAACGCGGCCAATGTCGCCACCACGCTTACGGAACGCCGTCGTGCGCTGTTCAACGCCGCCATGACGGCCATCCTCGCCAGTGATTTCACCTTGTATCAAAGCCTCCTCGGCCAGCTCGAGATCGTGACGAACGCCGCCGCAGTTGGCAAAGAAAGCAACGACTCCGCCGCCACGCTGGAACTCGAAAAAGCCATGTTCCTGGCGGCCGGACGCAAGTCTGAGGCGGAGCCGGCATTGCGCGCCTTCATCCGCGCTTACCCAAACCATCCGCGCTTCGCCGATGCCTGCATTGCCCTGACCGAATGGATGCTTCTGTCCGTGCCACCGCGCATCCAGGACGCAAGGACGACACTCGAAAGCGCCACGGCCGCCGAGCTCACGCCCGCCCAGCGGCAGCGCATGGATTACACACGCCTTTGGCTGCATGATGCGGCGGGAGATTTGAAAGCTCTTGTCACCGAAGGCGCTGCTTTCCTCAAAGCCTGGCCGCAGAGCGCCCTGCTAACGGAGGTTCGCATGAAAATCGCCAGCGCCCATTACCGGCTCGAAGACTTTGCCAACGCCCGCACCGAGTTCGAGATCATCGCACGTGATTACCCCGACACGCCGCACGCGGAGACCGCGCTCTACTTCGCCGCCATGTCCGCATCCTCGGTGATGAGCGCGGAAGGCCGCATCAGAGCGCTCGCGATCTGGGAGGAACTCGCGCAAAAGAGCGGGCCGCTCGCCGTGGCAGCACGGCGGCAGCAGGCCTTGTCCGAACGCCTTCAGGGCAATCACGCGCCCGCCATTGCGGCCCTGGACAAGGTTCTGGCCATGAAATCCCTCGACCCTGAACAACGGCGCATGACCATCTGCGAAAAGGCGGAAGTACTGCTGCTGCTTGGCAAAACCGAGCCCGTGCGCCTGGATGCCGCCGCCGACCTGCTCGATGAATTTCTCGCCGACCATTCGCTGCCCTTCATGTGGAAGGCGCGAGCCGGATTCACGCTCGCCTCGGCGCATCACGATGCCAAACGCGACACCGAGGCGCTCGAAGCCTGTTATAACGTGCTGCGCGCCGCCGACATGACGCCGCCCGCAAGTCCGGCGGACTACGTGTGGTTTTCCAAGGCAGGCTTCTTCGGCGTCGATCTCCTCGAAGCCTCGCGCCAGTGGGAGGCTGCGGCACGTCTGGCGGAACAGATCGCCCAGCGGCCGGGGGATCGTGCTGCTGAAGCACGTGAACGCGCCACCAAGATCCGCCTCGAACACTTCCTCTGGGATGGTCCTGCTCCCACGCCACCGAAAGTGCTGAAACTTGACGACAAGATCGAGGAGAAGCCGGCTCAGGCAGACAAGCCCGCCACGAAGAGCACCAAGAAAAGTTCGCGCTAG